Within Anopheles nili chromosome 3, idAnoNiliSN_F5_01, whole genome shotgun sequence, the genomic segment GACCGGTTTTCTGGCAGAGTGCTGTTGTTGGCAAGCAGCACAACTAGCCGATTGTTGGATTTGCTGTtgggtttgctgttgttgctgctgctgctggcgcaTTTCTTTTAGCTTTTGCTTCTTGATTTCCTGCTGACGATATACGAACAACGGTCGAAAGATGATCGCTCTTTTCGAACGCGATTGTAACTGTTGTACCACCTCATTGTTGGTAGGATTAACATTTAGCTGCACATTTTGGAACGAACTATTGCTGGACGTGATTTGGTCGACAGGATGCACTGCTGCTAATAGTACTCCTTTTTCTAATTGACTGGGAGCACTATAAACACCTCCATGCTGCATTATCGTTTCAAAACCGATAAAGAGGGCAAACtgaatcgagagaaaaaaaaacacaacggtTCATTGGAACACTTCACACTATAAGTTATATTAACGCCCGAAACAAATGCTGATGACTCACGGTAATGAATTGGGTCATCTTATACGCCATcctgtttgtgtttgatttatggcacCTCAAAACTGGCTTGTTTCACTGGCAAAACAACGTGCACGACTAACGACCGGTCTCAGACATGATTCCGTATTTATTTGATCTTAGCCGATCATCCGATTCACACCTTGCAGCTACCGGTACGGATGTGACATGTGATTCATGCTGTTTCACGGTATCGTTGTACAAGTGTATAAGACTTACCGATTCGTTTTCGACTGGAATTCTGACTAAATATGCGTCCATGCAGATTCTCCTGCCTTCCGGTAGTACATTCGTCTGCTGAATGCCTTTTGATCCATTCGGCCTGCTATTAGTCACCTAATAGACATAGGTTATTTGTAGCACTTCTGGGACGGATTGATAGAGTCATTCTCCCACGTAATGGGGCTATGTTTCTACTAATTAGCACCTCACACTTATCTTACTGATTTAGTCATTCACACCGCAGTTTGTGGGATTGAGTTGGTTGTGGTTGGAAGTTATGTAGACATGCTTGTTAacagaaaatatatttttgtttgataaaaaataggGATAAAAAATGTAGATCATGGTACTCGTTGATTCAAATGATTAGTTCCCTAACAAAGCTTTCACGAAAAGAAATAAGTCTCTGAGCAATTGGGGAATGTGTTTTCACATTTGGGGTGTTTGGGTATATATTTTCGTtcgtatgcaaatattttcgtTGTGGGGTTGACTTATTTTTATTGACGTATCTTTATCAGTTATCAATTCATGCAATACCAAGACGAAACACCTACGATTATgcattttataacaaaaaaacatacatagaTGTCCTTGAAGATATAGCCGAAGTGGATTGAGCAATATAGATTTAGTGTCAAATTGtcatattttctctttttattcgTCTTTAATTGTTTACTCTAGAAATTCTAGGCTATTCTGAGGCTGCCATTCAATTTGCATCAAATCGCTTTCGCTTCTATCCTGTTATTCCTCGCTTTTGCCTTTCAAGTTCTCTGATTGTCAAACGAggcaacaaaaccaaccgttATCCTCCGTCTAATGACAATCAGTTGTTGCTGGAGATGATCGGATACATGGGTTTTCCCGCGACCTGCCGTGCATGCTAGCCGGGCATTAAAATCCTCTAAACGGAAACCCATAAACCCACCGACTGCGTCATTTCGCTCCATGGACCGGTTTGCCTGGGTTGTCTTAAAGGCTGCCATTCCACCCTTCGTTTGCCCGGCGGAAATTGATTACGAGTCGAGAGCACTTGGTGGAGGATCGATAAATCACGACGACGAGTtcgcgatggagacgcctcgCGACCTACGCTAGAACCGGCTGCGGCATGATTGACAATTTATGTAGTGGCGTGTCCTTCCTGCCACTTCCCGCCTGACCCGAGACGGCGGCAGTAGGCTCCCGGCCAAGGCACAAGGCCACCTCCGTAGCTGAATGAAAAAAGGTAACCTCACTCTTTGCCAGCTGATGGACCGCCCGTTGGGTTGTTTGGCGGTGCTGTTGATCAGACgaacattaaaaaaagaagtcAAACAAAaccgtttcactttcaactTTAAATCGAAGGATTTATTAAGTAAAATACTCTTGGAAAGAAAGTGGTCGGTGTGCGAGAGAAATTTTAAAGCGAATTATCATTCTCATCCATCAAATAAAGCAGCAAAACATCTTTCTTCGGCTCCCATGGCAGAACCTTCTGCCTCTCCCGACGAGTAGTTGAGTTGTCAACTTAAGATATAGTCATACCAAGATGGATGACTCGTAGCCAATGTTCCTTTGAGAGACCATAAACCAACCCTACGTTTGCACGTCGTCTTTCTAAAATTTCCCTCAACACAAGCAAGCTTTTAACAAGGAGGCTCTACCCTTCAGGAAACATAAAACGAATGGTTTTATTACATACCCGCTTGCAATGCATACAGGCTTCCCATGTtgaggaagaacaaaaaaggaccgTTCTACTCAAGTGGCCTGCCAATTCCATCGCCAAAGCTGTAGAGCTGTTTACCTTCAATCGTAGAGAAGCGTACTGTACTTCGTCTGCATGGGTAACCCGGCAGGACGAGTGCTGGAGGACAGGGATACGGATATCGTGCACTTGGCAAAGCCAACTCGCGGCAACCGAAGCCTTCACGGCCTGCTATGTCCAACAGTTGTGCGCTAGGGCTCGACTGGTATTGTCGCTCTTTTAGCCGAAGAACACTCCACGCTGCTCGTCCTGGATGAAGTAGGCGGCGTCGACTGAGTGAACGTGTATTGGCTGCATTATTTCACGTCTTGTGAATTTGCAAATGGTGCTGTAGCAGTTGTGCGAGTGcgggtttgctttctctcaTAAATTCGGTTGTGGTTTTATAAATTGTTCCAGTTTGTGAAAAAGTTTTTGAGGAGCCTCATTTTTGGCTCGCGCTCGCTTAAATTCTTTACGTTGGTAAAGTTTAAGCTCTTACCGAGTGAACTGAATTTTGAATCTATTCCACGTGGCGGGTGCATTAACCGGAAGTGTGCCGGTGGTAAGTTTGGTGCGATTTCCGCCGAAGGTGTCAACCCGTTCTCCATTTTGACGACCCAATTATTTGAACGGCACTTTGCAGTCTGGTAGATTATATTGCCATAAATTGTGAAAACTGCTCGCTAATTTGTATGCAACTGTTTGCAGAGCAGCGAGGAGGCAGTTTGTCCGAGTTttcgtatttattttaaattggattttctctattttcttttcagcGCATTCCACTCGGTTTGTGAGCTAAATATTTTAGTTGAATTAACGGAATCGAAACGTCGCAAACATGTCGCTACCAAATATAGGACGAATTTCGACTCCACAGCCACATTTCATGCCTGGGTATGTATCGCTTTTAGTTATGATACTTTCAATGCTAGACTgatttgtgtcgttttttttggaacaCTTTGAGCTACATTATTTTCCGGAgtttaaaaagaaacagaataCCTCAGGCTCTGGTTCATAAGAGGGCCTTTAAGATAATATTCTCAATTAACTCATTAAGAGGCACGTTTCAAATATAACTCGCTTAAAAAGATGATTATAACATTGTTTTCATCGACAAATGAGTGCTAAACAGCTGCTACTCATGAACCATGCCCCTATTACTGGTCTATGTCAGCGTGTCACCGTGACATTGCAGGTTTTCCGCAGGCCCACGGCGGCTAGTGTTGAATGGTCGCTTGCATTCTTCGGAAAAGTGTTGTTCTTTCACTCGGCCGAGCCATCAGGTGCTGCCGAAGGTATTTCACATTTTACGTGCCTAGCACGCAACCTGCGCAACCCCGGTAGGGGAAATGTTTTTCCCGGCTAGCGTGTCGTTACCCGGGTGCTATTTTCATGCCATTCGCCATAACTGACACGCTATGCGCCAATGAGATGTATTTGTCAGGCCCGAAGACAGAGGGTCTTCGTTTGGATGGGTTTGACTTTATTGAACCGCAATTCTTTGCTCCTTTTGGGACGCGGCATTGCCGTTTTtgtgtgggagggaaaaggaaagtgaTTTACAGTGGAAGTTTATTTAGTGTTTGCGCCATTTTATCTGCTTCGAACGAGGGTGCGAATTATTGTTTGGCAATGAAAACTTGCGGTTTGTGGCATCAACCTTGAACCTGTGTGACTCGGCACAGCTGTGATGAAGTGAGTAAGGAACTGGCGATCATCGATTTGGGTGTGAATTTATTGTCTATCATTCAAGGTGTTGCCGTAGGTTTGTACGAGTTTTTTTATGAAGCTTTGAATTATGATTGTATTTTATGATAACAAGCGTATCTAAAAATATTCGACTTTGCATGGTTTTAGCATTGGGCATAAGAAGCCATaaagtaccaggcgtctccattaagTTTCTATAAATACTGTACTCTAACATTGACAGTTATATTGGCTTCTATCAGCAGAAAATGTTCTATATATGAAATATATAATCATATCTAATGCATGTGGGTAACTAATCCAGGCTCTATTTTATTATTCTAGCAGACATGATACAAAAACAtgaagtaccaggcgtctccattaagTTTCTATAAATACTCTACTTTAACTTAGACAATTACAATTGCTACTATCAGCAGTATAGTTCTATATAGGAACTATATAATTATATCTTATACATCCAAGCAACTGATGCAGCCTcagttttttatcattttagcAGTAATGATACGAAACCAtgaagtaccaggcgcctccatttaaattataaataatcTTTTCTTACATTCGCAGCTATACTGGCTACTGTCCACAGTATATGTATCGTATAGGAAATACATACTCGTCATTGACACATCGGTTACTAATAGATCCGACGGTAGCACATTCAGAAAAACTGATCCTTTCCGACCGCACCAACGATGAGTACTCGGTAAATGCATGCACCCTGCGCCATGGAACTATTTTAATTTATCCGTTGTTACAGATTGAACGATTACCGGTAGCTACCCAGTTGGATGATGACGATCGACGGCGGGAGGACGACGACAAGCGAGATACCATCTATAAACATACGCCAATGCCCGGTTACGAGGGTTATATCCCGAGGACGAAGGACAAGTTTGGCAAGCGTTATGCCGTCACTACGACCGAAGGACTTTCTGAGTTTGAGCGAGACTGCCAACGCACTAGGGCACAGCTGAAACGACTGCGCCACCGTGTAGCTCAACCGATTTCTACTATTTCCAAAGGAAGTCTTGGCGAACGAATGGTACGTATGATGGATAGTTAGCGTTAAAATCAGTTAATTGTGTCCTTACAAAGCAAGTAATATTTGAAAATCTAACTTTGTGTCGGCCACTTTCCTCCTAATTTACTGGTGTAATTCTAGTTACGTATAAATGACTACGAAATTCCCTTGCGATTGGTGCGTCCCGATGCACTTAGCGTTGTCAAAGAAGTCCCTATGGAAAACCTTCCTCCATTACCCGGTCTTCCTTACTTTTCCCGAGACACACCACCGATGGCCCTGCCGAATGGACACCCGGAAAAGTGGACCAAACTAGGTAATGCTAATTGCGGTTCATAAGCAGGaggggtttgatttttattacgTTCAATCTTTTAATTAGCAAAACTAGATCAAGGTGTTTGGGTGAGATATAGTTAATGATCTTTTGATACGGTTAGTATGGCATTCAATGATaggataaaataaaagtgGATTTCGAATTTTGAACAAGATTTTTATCAGCGAACTTAAAGGGGCTAATTGACACGAAGGTCGTTTTTCAGTTTCACATATTTTTGAAAGAACTTATGGAAagagggaaaagttttctagACAATCCGTCAATCAAGCATATCCTTTATGTGGTGTAAAGAGTCCATTAGAACACCATAGAAAAACTTTGTTTGGTGTTAGTTGTTTAAAAAAGTTCGGCCTATGCAGTCCTTCATGACTGTTAattatgttgcattttttacatttgcttttttcacCACAAGCATTTCTGTTGCATTTCGTTGATTGACGTCTACGGGCTTCCTTTCGAACGGTTCGAGCTTGGAACCGATGATTAGCATTGGCCTAGTTTCATTTGATTTCTTGCTTTACGGTGCGCAAAGATATGCCCATCGGTATGACCCAATATGCTACTCGCGTTTTCGAATGTTTGATCGATAGAAATGACAGTTTCATTGTTTCATCCGATGGGTATTTCTGGGAGCCTTTCGAAGCTGAAAAGCTTGTTGTAGGGTGTTAGATCCGTCGTTGTGGCTCTTCTGCAACACACATCCAGTGTTCTCTTAGTTTGAAGTAACATTAGCAACGACTTAAGCATGTCCTACGCTACCAGTTCGTAGTAAAATTGAAGTGCAATACTGTATTTACAATTTTACTATTTCATCTCGTCTATTTTAGGATATACAGGCCATAAACCGTTCCTTTGGCCGCGGTTCGGTGAGTCAAACGTGTCTCTAACATCGAAAGCGCTTTGTGATTTCACCAATAGCTACAATCACCGGAGGAGTATCGACTGGGAACCGGTAACTTTGACCGGCGGCGGAACGTCACAACCGTCAGCGCAAGTGAATGAAATCTATCACAAATCGATTGGCCTTCTGCCGAATTATCAGGGGCACGTACCAGGGGCTATGTTTAGGTAAGCAAAATAGAACAGAGCAAGGCTAAGGAGAGTGAAATTGTAAGTGTTATTGAGGTGTGATTTTATGTTGTAGGTTTGGGAAAACCTTTGGTAACGATAGCAAGGATGCAAAGAAATATCTCAAACGCTGTTAAAAGAATGATCTTGGACTGTTTTGAATGCTCTGAACAAAGACACAAATTTTTTGTCATCGAATTGAACAAACGACAGAATGATATAGTTTTGTATTCTTTATCGTTAAACATTCCACTCCCAAGATAAATGAAAGAAGCAAGCAATAAAGCGAATAATATAACAATATGATCAAGTATGAACCACAGGTACCAGTAACAAATACGGGGCGATGTTCTTATAGAATCTATTCGCTTGCATTAGATGCAATCTGTAACATGGTTTTTACGCAGGTGAGTTTCTCTCGTGGCTTTCCCTTAGCTTGCCCCCTTTTAACTTCTTCACTATCAATAGCTTTCCAACCATTCCAGCTAACGTATGCTTTGCTGGATAGATCTAATCCTGGCCGGGAATCATTCATGCGGATGGTGTTACTGTTGAAATCTCGACACACCATTTCGGCAACACCAAAAGAATTATTCATCGTTGTGAGTATAACTCCTGTTGGTCCGGTTGCTAACCAACCGGATGCATATAAACCGGGTTCGTATTTGTCCTCAATAtcatcgatcgttcgatcacTTCTGGTGAGATTCCGTTTCAACACACGACCTGGAAAGAAGATAATAGGTGGAATGGCGATACAAATTGTACGTACACTTGAAATCAATTACCTCCCGCATTGTTGATGCAACCCCTTCGTTCATCAAAATTGATATGATTGTCTACACTGACTGCTCGGTAACCAATGCTGCGACAAACTAGATCAGTCGGAATAGTTTCTCGTTGGTCTGTTGGAACAGCTCGGCCATCCGCGAGCTTATTGACGATATACTCAATGGCTTCGACCTTATCTCGGCCGACGAAACTACCTGGTGATCGAAAAAAGATGGGTTGAAAACGACGCCCTTGTTGAGGGTTTCTATGCTGGTTTTGTTCTGCTAAACTTTTCAGCATCAATTCCGTGATACGTTTTCTAGGACGAGGTAGATCAGCTAAGTTTTCTTCTACATCTGCAAAACGAAAGATGAAACTTACTTGATATGACACCAATATTAGGAAGGGAGCGTCCTAGGATATTCCTTACGGTCAAAATCATCCACCCTCCAGCTGGTGGTGCAGCTAGACAATTTCAACATTTCCCGCAATTCTTTTATAGTGAACGCCGCCTGCAGTGGACCCCTACGTCCAACGAGGTTGACATTTTCAATTTGGCTTCGCGAAAGTGCTTCTAGAGCATATTCAGTAATGTCGGTTTTCTGTGGAAAAACAGGTTAGCAAGGATGGAGGATGCCAACTGAACTCATAGCAACATTTACCTTCAGTTCGTCTACATTAGAAAGAACGATACGTGCCACATCTACAGCCACATTTCCTTGTCCTAATAGCGTTAAAGATTTACCACTTAAATCcggatttaaattttcaaatccagGCAACCCATTATACCAAGCAACAAATTCACGTGCCGATAAAACGTTGGGTAGAGATTCGTTCGGGATTCCTAATGTATTGTCTTGCTCAGCACCATAGGTctaaaatcaataaatgtCTTCATCTATTATAGTTGAATTTCTAGGTAAACATTTACTCACCAGCAAAACAGCATGATACCTTTCCTTTAACTCTGTCAACGTGAAATCCTTTCCCAGACACAGGTTTCCAAGAAACCGTACGCGCTCATTTTCTGCCGTTTTTGTAAATGTATTGATGACATTTTTTACCTCAGGATGATCTGGAGCTACACCGAATCTGGAATGTGTACAATACTCAAATTAATAGTAATCCGATCGACGATCTCCATACTTAAAGACCATTTACCTCACTAATCCAAATGGGACCGGTAGTTTTTCAACGATATCGATACAGGAATTAGTCAAATGTTTGAGGATATACTGAGCAGTATAGAACCCAGCAGGACCAGCACCGACAATACATATTCGAGGCTTCACTGTTGAAATAGCCGTGCTGGCATTCCTGCTGATACATTTCTGTAAAACTTTCACCGAGCACGTTaagggaaacatttttccTAGCAAGGTTTAAGCAACTATATAGCGGGAGGTGATGACTGGCAGTGATTATTTGCACGATTGTCAAAGAGAACGTTCACTAATCTAGTGGCAACATTTGCACTTTTTATCTCATGCTAGTCTTATCAGATAAAATGCGTAGCGCATCGTAAAAACTATGACGAATGTTTGGGAACTATTTTGTTTACGTACAAATGCACAAGACACAACGTTGACATATAGCAAGAGACGTAGCAAAGAAAACTGGAGAACGGTATAGCTtagcaaatttaaaaatataatactcGTTAAGTTATGATAGAgtcatattattttttatattttcaattcaaatttatcaaaTAACATAATTTGGAGTATAATTTGAAACTGAGATACCAAAAGGCGGCGTTAAATGTCAGATGTGTCAAACACGTGTTTGACAGTTACAGTGAGTTTGCATCAGCACGCGAGAAACACGTTAACTAAAAGCggatcgaaagtgaaaaaagcATAATATTTTGCAAAGCGCACGTTCGTTTTGATGATAGTTATCGCTCGAGTGCTATGGTAATTGTTTAGCAACGGACTTAATACTTGTAGCTCTTGCGCCATTGAAACGCCTaaagtgataaaaaatgtACCGTCTAAAACCGGTGTTGAGTGAGGACGTCGTGTGTGAAATTCCTTCCTGCATGTACACCCTGAAGCCGGTCTCTgatttttcgatcgatcg encodes:
- the LOC128726453 gene encoding UPF0605 protein CG18335-like — translated: MSLPNIGRISTPQPHFMPGYTGYCPQYMYRIGNTYSSLTHRLLIDPTVAHSEKLILSDRTNDEYSIERLPVATQLDDDDRRREDDDKRDTIYKHTPMPGYEGYIPRTKDKFGKRYAVTTTEGLSEFERDCQRTRAQLKRLRHRVAQPISTISKGSLGERMLRINDYEIPLRLVRPDALSVVKEVPMENLPPLPGLPYFSRDTPPMALPNGHPEKWTKLGYTGHKPFLWPRFGESNVSLTSKALCDFTNSYNHRRSIDWEPVTLTGGGTSQPSAQVNEIYHKSIGLLPNYQGHVPGAMFRFGKTFGNDSKDAKKYLKRC
- the LOC128724904 gene encoding NADPH:adrenodoxin oxidoreductase, mitochondrial is translated as LLGKMFPLTCSVKVLQKCISRNASTAISTVKPRICIVGAGPAGFYTAQYILKHLTNSCIDIVEKLPVPFGLVRFGVAPDHPEVKNVINTFTKTAENERVRFLGNLCLGKDFTLTELKERYHAVLLTYGAEQDNTLGIPNESLPNVLSAREFVAWYNGLPGFENLNPDLSGKSLTLLGQGNVAVDVARIVLSNVDELKKTDITEYALEALSRSQIENVNLVGRRGPLQAAFTIKELREMLKLSSCTTSWRVDDFDHVEENLADLPRPRKRITELMLKSLAEQNQHRNPQQGRRFQPIFFRSPGSFVGRDKVEAIEYIVNKLADGRAVPTDQRETIPTDLVCRSIGYRAVSVDNHINFDERRGCINNAGGRVLKRNLTRSDRTIDDIEDKYEPGLYASGWLATGPTGVILTTMNNSFGVAEMVCRDFNSNTIRMNDSRPGLDLSSKAYVSWNGWKAIDSEEVKRGQAKGKPREKLTCVKTMLQIASNASE